A region from the Streptomyces tsukubensis genome encodes:
- the hrcA gene encoding heat-inducible transcriptional repressor HrcA — MLSERRLEVLRAIVQDYVGTEEPVGSKALTERHQLGVSPATVRNDMAVLEEEGFIAQPHTSAGRIPTDKGYRLFVDRLAGVKPLSAAERRAIQSFLDGAVDLDDVVGRTVRLLAQLTRQVAIVQYPSLTRSTVRHVELLSLAPARLMLVLITDTGRVEQRMIDCPAPFGEASLADLRARLNSRVVGRRFTDVPQLVQDLPDSFDEPEDRGTVTTVLSTLLETLVEETEERLMIGGTANLTRFGHDFPLTIRPVLEALEEHVVLLKLLGEAKESGGGMGVTVRIGHENAHEGLNATSVVTVGYGSGDEAVAKLGVVGPTRMDYPGTMGAVRAVARYVGQILAES; from the coding sequence ATGCTCAGCGAACGCAGACTTGAGGTGCTGCGCGCCATCGTCCAGGACTATGTCGGCACCGAGGAGCCCGTCGGCTCCAAGGCCCTCACCGAACGCCATCAGCTCGGCGTCTCCCCGGCCACCGTCCGCAACGACATGGCCGTGCTGGAGGAGGAGGGCTTCATCGCCCAGCCCCACACCAGCGCCGGGCGCATCCCCACCGACAAGGGCTACCGCCTCTTCGTCGACCGGCTCGCCGGGGTCAAGCCGCTCTCCGCGGCCGAGCGGCGCGCCATCCAGAGCTTCCTCGACGGAGCGGTCGACCTCGACGACGTCGTCGGCCGTACGGTACGGCTGCTGGCGCAGCTGACCCGCCAGGTCGCGATCGTGCAGTACCCCTCGCTGACCCGGTCCACGGTCCGCCACGTCGAACTGCTGTCGCTGGCGCCCGCCCGGCTGATGCTGGTCCTGATCACCGACACCGGCCGGGTCGAGCAGCGGATGATCGACTGCCCGGCCCCCTTCGGCGAGGCCTCCCTCGCCGATCTGCGGGCCCGGCTCAACAGCAGGGTCGTCGGCCGCCGGTTCACCGATGTGCCGCAGCTGGTGCAGGACCTGCCCGACTCCTTCGACGAGCCGGAGGACCGCGGCACGGTCACCACCGTGCTCTCCACCCTCCTCGAAACCCTCGTCGAGGAGACCGAGGAGCGGCTGATGATCGGCGGTACCGCCAATCTCACCCGCTTCGGACACGACTTCCCCCTGACGATCCGGCCGGTGCTGGAGGCGCTGGAGGAGCACGTGGTGCTCCTCAAGCTGCTCGGCGAGGCCAAGGAGTCCGGCGGAGGCATGGGCGTGACCGTGCGCATCGGTCACGAGAACGCCCACGAGGGGCTCAACGCAACGTCCGTCGTGACCGTGGGCTACGGTTCGGGCGACGAGGCAGTTGCCAAACTCGGCGTGGTCGGACCGACCCGCATGGACTACCCCGGAACGATGGGAGCGGTACGCGCAGTGGCACGTTACGTCGGACAGATCCTGGCGGAGTCGTAA
- a CDS encoding MBL fold metallo-hydrolase: protein MDIAWEDHGWERLAEGVGRCRLPGWDATCGLIAGRDGALLYDTGSTLAEGAALRARAEALLGGRRVTHIALSHPHFDHVMGTAAFPGAEVFGAVGMDTLLPREREELRADAVRFGVPEEEAARSADSLVAPGHTVTGERMLDLGGRRVLLANVGPGHTGHDLAVLVPGEPEVVFCGDLVEESGEPQAGPDAVGARWPAALDRLLALGGEDAAYVPGHGAVVDAAFVRAQRTALAERFGVS, encoded by the coding sequence ATGGACATCGCTTGGGAAGACCACGGCTGGGAGCGGCTGGCCGAGGGGGTGGGCCGGTGCAGGCTGCCCGGGTGGGACGCGACCTGCGGGCTGATCGCCGGCCGGGACGGCGCGCTGCTGTACGACACGGGTTCGACGCTCGCAGAGGGCGCCGCGCTGCGGGCCCGGGCGGAGGCGCTGCTGGGCGGCCGTCGGGTGACGCATATCGCGCTCAGCCATCCGCACTTCGACCATGTGATGGGTACGGCGGCGTTTCCCGGTGCCGAGGTGTTCGGGGCGGTCGGCATGGACACGCTGCTGCCGAGGGAGCGGGAGGAACTGCGGGCGGACGCGGTGCGGTTCGGGGTACCGGAGGAGGAGGCGGCCCGGTCGGCGGATTCGCTGGTGGCGCCGGGGCACACGGTCACCGGGGAGCGGATGCTGGACCTGGGCGGGCGCCGGGTGCTGCTGGCGAACGTCGGTCCCGGGCACACCGGGCACGATCTGGCGGTCCTGGTGCCCGGCGAGCCCGAGGTGGTGTTCTGCGGGGATCTGGTGGAGGAGTCCGGCGAGCCGCAGGCGGGCCCGGACGCGGTCGGCGCCCGCTGGCCTGCCGCCCTGGACCGGCTGCTGGCGCTGGGCGGGGAGGACGCCGCCTATGTCCCGGGGCACGGGGCCGTGGTCGACGCGGCGTTCGTCCGGGCGCAGCGCACTGCGCTGGCGGAGCGCTTCGGGGTGTCGTAG
- a CDS encoding DUF3097 domain-containing protein: protein MRSYSPDLTPPWKKRAPVPEVPADPSDPDLVVEEVTTGFCGAVVGCEAGTVTLEDRFGKHRVFPLAPRGFLLDGQIVTLVRPGAGAPARPVRTASGSVAVPGARARVARAGRIYVEGRHDAELVEKVWGDDLRIEGVVVEYLAGIDDLPAIVGEFAPGPDARLGVLVDHLVPGSKESRIAASVTDPHVLVVGHPYIDVWGAVKPSSLGIAGWPRVPRGEDWKTGVCRALGWPANTGAAWQHILSRVGSYKDLEPELLGRVEELIDFVTAPE from the coding sequence ATGCGCAGCTACAGCCCTGATCTGACCCCGCCGTGGAAGAAGCGGGCGCCGGTGCCGGAGGTGCCCGCGGACCCCTCGGACCCCGATCTGGTGGTGGAGGAGGTCACCACGGGCTTCTGCGGGGCCGTGGTGGGGTGCGAGGCGGGGACGGTGACGCTGGAGGACCGCTTCGGCAAGCACCGGGTGTTCCCGCTGGCGCCGCGCGGGTTTCTGCTGGACGGGCAGATCGTGACGCTGGTACGCCCGGGGGCCGGGGCTCCGGCCCGCCCGGTGCGGACGGCGTCCGGTTCCGTCGCGGTGCCGGGGGCGCGGGCGCGGGTGGCCCGGGCGGGCCGTATCTATGTGGAGGGCCGCCACGACGCCGAGCTGGTGGAGAAGGTGTGGGGGGACGATCTGCGCATCGAGGGCGTGGTGGTCGAGTATCTGGCGGGCATCGACGATCTGCCCGCGATCGTCGGGGAGTTCGCCCCCGGTCCGGACGCCCGGCTGGGGGTTCTGGTGGACCATCTGGTGCCGGGGTCCAAGGAGTCCCGGATCGCGGCGTCGGTGACCGATCCGCATGTGCTGGTGGTGGGGCATCCCTATATCGACGTGTGGGGTGCGGTGAAGCCGTCGTCGCTGGGCATCGCCGGATGGCCGCGGGTGCCCCGGGGCGAGGACTGGAAGACGGGCGTCTGCCGGGCCCTGGGCTGGCCCGCCAACACGGGCGCGGCCTGGCAGCACATCCTGTCCCGCGTCGGCTCCTACAAGGATCTGGAGCCGGAGCTGCTGGGCCGGGTCGAGGAGCTGATCGACTTTGTGACGGCGCCGGAGTAG
- a CDS encoding histidine triad nucleotide-binding protein, with amino-acid sequence MAGEPQADCLFCKIVAGEVPATVVRETEHVVAFRDINPQAPTHVLVIPKAHYPDAASLAAAAPHLAAEVLAEAGHVAADEKADGSGYRIVFNTGSGAGQTVFHAHAHLLAGRGLSWPPG; translated from the coding sequence ATGGCGGGAGAACCGCAGGCGGACTGCCTGTTCTGCAAGATCGTGGCGGGCGAGGTGCCCGCGACCGTCGTCCGGGAGACCGAGCACGTCGTCGCGTTCCGCGATATCAATCCGCAGGCACCGACGCACGTCCTGGTGATCCCCAAGGCGCACTACCCGGACGCCGCGTCCCTCGCCGCCGCCGCGCCCCACCTCGCCGCCGAAGTCCTCGCCGAAGCCGGACACGTGGCCGCCGACGAGAAGGCCGACGGCTCCGGCTACCGGATCGTCTTCAACACCGGATCCGGCGCCGGACAGACCGTCTTCCACGCCCACGCCCATCTGCTCGCCGGCCGCGGCCTCTCCTGGCCCCCCGGGTAG
- a CDS encoding nitronate monooxygenase: MSSAPSGSPALSDLLRHPVIAAPMAGGASGPRLAAAVSEAGGLGFLAAGYKTTDGMYQEIKQIRGLTSRPFGVNLFMPQPRISDPSAVEVYRQQLAGESSWYETPLGDPESGRDDGYEAKLAILRDDPVPVVSFTFGCPAPDVLASFARAGTYTVVTVTTPEEAQAAQWAGADAVCVQGIEAGGHQGTHRDDPAADGTGIGLLTLIALVRDVVDLPVIATGGLMRGSQIAAVLAAGASAAQLGTAFLVCPESGANPLHKQAMTNPLFVRTELTRAFTGRPARGLVNRFLREHGPYAPAAYPEVHHLTTGLRKAAAQAGDPQGMALWAGQGHRMARALPAADLVDTLVAEWQHTAWQGTEQHGAAGPDGTWQDPEDPAGDGAPGGTGRTAAVGGSTGGREDS; encoded by the coding sequence ATGTCCTCCGCGCCCTCCGGGTCCCCCGCCCTTTCCGATCTGCTCCGGCACCCCGTGATCGCCGCGCCGATGGCCGGAGGGGCGTCCGGCCCGCGCCTCGCCGCCGCCGTCTCCGAAGCGGGCGGCCTCGGATTCCTCGCCGCCGGGTACAAGACCACCGACGGGATGTACCAGGAGATCAAGCAGATCCGGGGGCTCACTTCACGGCCGTTCGGCGTGAACCTGTTCATGCCGCAGCCCCGGATCTCCGACCCGAGCGCCGTCGAGGTCTACCGCCAGCAGCTCGCGGGCGAGTCGAGCTGGTACGAGACGCCGCTCGGCGATCCGGAGTCCGGCCGCGACGACGGGTACGAGGCCAAACTGGCCATCCTGCGGGACGATCCGGTGCCGGTGGTCTCCTTCACCTTCGGCTGCCCCGCCCCGGACGTCCTCGCGTCCTTCGCCCGGGCGGGCACGTACACGGTCGTCACCGTCACCACGCCCGAGGAGGCCCAGGCCGCGCAGTGGGCGGGCGCCGACGCGGTCTGCGTCCAGGGCATCGAGGCGGGCGGCCACCAGGGCACCCACCGCGACGATCCGGCGGCGGACGGCACCGGCATCGGACTGCTGACCCTGATCGCACTCGTCCGGGACGTCGTCGACCTGCCGGTCATCGCCACCGGCGGGCTGATGCGGGGCAGCCAGATCGCGGCCGTCCTGGCGGCCGGGGCGAGCGCGGCCCAGCTCGGCACGGCCTTCCTGGTCTGCCCCGAGTCCGGGGCGAATCCGCTGCACAAGCAGGCCATGACCAATCCGCTGTTCGTCCGCACCGAGCTGACCCGCGCCTTCACCGGCCGGCCCGCCCGCGGTCTGGTCAACCGCTTCCTGCGCGAGCACGGCCCCTACGCCCCCGCCGCCTACCCCGAGGTGCACCATCTGACGACCGGGCTGCGGAAGGCCGCGGCGCAGGCGGGCGACCCGCAGGGCATGGCGCTCTGGGCCGGACAGGGCCACCGGATGGCCCGCGCGCTCCCGGCCGCCGACCTGGTGGACACGCTCGTCGCCGAATGGCAGCACACCGCCTGGCAGGGCACCGAACAGCACGGCGCCGCGGGCCCGGACGGCACCTGGCAGGACCCGGAGGACCCGGCGGGCGACGGGGCCCCCGGCGGAACGGGCCGTACCGCTGCCGTCGGCGGCTCCACCGGCGGACGGGAGGACTCCTGA
- a CDS encoding AMP-dependent synthetase/ligase: MSDTQTTIDNRPASVAMLFTERVAATPDGEAFRYPVLAPAGAPAPGRATAEPSDGEPGGAAAADDAPAPTVWASLTWAGTAERVYAIAAGLIGLGIRPEDRVALMAATRIEWILADLGVMCAGGATTTIYPSTNAEESAFILTDSGSRILIAEDAAQLAKVLERRAELPELRHVVVIDPAATGADAAADPATGADAAAAPAAGTATDGFVLGLDELEQRGRALLEERPTAVEERIHAITPTQLATLIYTSGTTGRPKGVRLPHDNWSYMAKAIAGTGQINKDDVQYLWLPLAHVFGKALISGQIEVGHVTAVDGRHDKIVENLPVIRPTYMAAVPRIFEKVYNGVAAKARAGGPAKYKVFRWAAEVAREYARTTQDNFRRTGSATAPFGLRSQHRIADRLVYAKLREAFGGRLRVAVSGSAALSPEIGYFFAGAGIHILEGYGLTESSAVNFVNRHGSYRTGTVGKPLPGLEVRIADDGEILLRGPAIMEGYHRQPGQTAEVLEEDGWLRTGDLGELSADGYLTITDRKKDLIKTSGGKYIAPTEVEIQLKAICPFVSNVVVIGADRNYCTALIALDEPAVLGWAAEHGLEGSSYAEVLAAPATREMIAGYVDRLNQGLQRWQTVKKFRLLPRDLDVEHGDLTPSMKLKRPAVEREFRHLVEEMYEGQREA; encoded by the coding sequence TTGAGCGACACACAGACCACGATCGACAACCGCCCGGCCTCGGTGGCGATGCTCTTCACCGAGCGGGTGGCGGCGACCCCGGACGGCGAGGCCTTCCGCTACCCGGTCCTGGCACCGGCCGGTGCCCCTGCCCCGGGTCGGGCGACCGCGGAGCCGTCCGACGGTGAACCCGGGGGAGCCGCCGCGGCGGACGACGCCCCCGCGCCGACCGTCTGGGCGTCGCTCACCTGGGCCGGGACGGCAGAGCGCGTGTACGCGATCGCCGCCGGGCTGATCGGCCTCGGCATCCGCCCCGAGGACCGGGTCGCCCTGATGGCCGCGACCCGTATCGAGTGGATCCTGGCCGACCTCGGCGTGATGTGCGCGGGCGGTGCCACGACCACCATCTACCCCTCCACCAACGCCGAGGAGTCGGCGTTCATCCTCACCGACTCCGGCAGCCGGATCCTCATAGCCGAGGACGCGGCCCAGCTGGCGAAGGTCCTGGAGCGGCGGGCGGAACTGCCCGAGCTGCGCCATGTCGTGGTCATCGACCCCGCCGCGACCGGTGCCGATGCCGCCGCGGACCCTGCGACCGGCGCCGATGCAGCCGCGGCCCCCGCGGCCGGTACCGCGACGGACGGGTTCGTGCTCGGCCTCGACGAACTGGAGCAGCGCGGCCGGGCGCTCCTCGAAGAACGGCCCACGGCGGTCGAGGAGCGGATCCACGCGATCACGCCCACCCAGCTCGCCACCCTCATCTACACCTCCGGCACCACGGGCCGCCCCAAGGGCGTCCGGCTGCCGCACGACAACTGGTCGTACATGGCGAAGGCCATCGCCGGGACCGGCCAGATCAACAAGGACGACGTCCAGTACCTGTGGCTGCCGCTGGCGCACGTCTTCGGCAAGGCCCTGATCTCCGGCCAGATTGAAGTCGGCCACGTCACGGCCGTCGACGGCCGCCACGACAAGATCGTGGAGAACCTTCCGGTCATCCGGCCCACCTATATGGCCGCGGTGCCGCGGATCTTCGAGAAGGTCTACAACGGTGTCGCCGCCAAGGCGCGCGCCGGGGGCCCCGCCAAGTACAAGGTCTTCCGGTGGGCCGCCGAGGTCGCCCGCGAGTACGCCCGGACCACCCAGGACAACTTCCGCCGCACCGGATCGGCGACCGCGCCCTTCGGGCTCCGCTCCCAGCACCGGATTGCCGACCGGCTCGTCTACGCCAAGCTCCGCGAGGCCTTCGGCGGGCGGCTCAGGGTCGCCGTCTCCGGCTCCGCCGCGCTCTCCCCGGAGATCGGCTACTTCTTCGCCGGTGCGGGCATCCACATCCTGGAGGGGTACGGCCTCACGGAGTCCAGCGCCGTGAACTTCGTCAACCGCCACGGCTCCTACCGCACCGGCACCGTCGGCAAGCCGCTGCCCGGTCTGGAGGTGCGGATCGCGGACGACGGCGAAATCCTGCTCCGTGGCCCCGCGATCATGGAGGGCTACCACCGGCAGCCCGGACAGACCGCCGAGGTGCTGGAGGAGGACGGCTGGCTCCGCACCGGAGACCTGGGCGAACTCTCCGCGGACGGCTATCTCACCATCACGGACCGGAAGAAGGACCTGATCAAAACGTCGGGCGGAAAGTACATCGCCCCGACCGAGGTCGAGATCCAGCTGAAGGCGATCTGCCCGTTCGTCTCCAACGTCGTCGTCATCGGCGCGGACCGGAACTACTGCACCGCGCTGATCGCCCTCGACGAGCCCGCCGTCCTCGGCTGGGCCGCCGAGCACGGTCTGGAGGGCAGCAGCTATGCCGAGGTGCTGGCCGCTCCCGCCACCCGGGAGATGATCGCCGGCTATGTGGACCGGCTCAACCAGGGGCTCCAGCGCTGGCAGACGGTGAAGAAGTTCCGGCTGCTGCCGCGCGACCTCGACGTCGAGCACGGCGATCTCACCCCGAGCATGAAGCTGAAGCGCCCGGCGGTCGAGCGGGAGTTCCGGCACCTCGTCGAAGAGATGTACGAGGGCCAGCGCGAGGCGTGA
- a CDS encoding 16S rRNA (uracil(1498)-N(3))-methyltransferase: MTAPVFVVDSLDGAAPGSPLVLDGPEGRHAVSVKRLQPGEDVVLTDGRGRGAAGRVLRTEGKDRLIVEPVSFPDEPEPSPRITVVQALPKGDRGELAVETMTETGTDAIVPWSASRCITQWRGDRGAKSLAKWRATAREAGKQSRRLRFPEITEPATTRRVAELLAEADFAAVLHEEGAEPLATAVLPTAGSVVVVVGPEGGVSPEEIALFEAAGARPYRLGRSVLRTSTAGTAATALLLTRTGRWS; the protein is encoded by the coding sequence ATGACCGCGCCCGTGTTCGTCGTCGACTCCCTCGACGGCGCCGCCCCCGGCTCCCCCCTCGTCCTGGACGGCCCCGAGGGGCGGCACGCCGTCTCCGTGAAACGGCTCCAGCCCGGCGAGGACGTCGTCCTCACCGACGGCCGCGGCCGCGGTGCCGCGGGCCGGGTCCTGCGCACCGAGGGCAAGGACCGGCTGATCGTCGAACCGGTCTCGTTCCCCGACGAGCCCGAGCCCTCCCCCCGGATCACCGTCGTCCAGGCGCTCCCCAAGGGCGACCGCGGCGAACTCGCCGTCGAGACCATGACGGAGACCGGGACCGACGCGATCGTGCCCTGGTCCGCGTCCCGCTGCATCACCCAGTGGCGGGGCGACCGGGGCGCCAAATCCCTGGCGAAGTGGCGGGCCACGGCCCGCGAGGCGGGCAAGCAGTCGCGCCGCCTCCGCTTCCCCGAGATCACCGAACCGGCCACCACCCGCCGGGTCGCCGAACTCCTCGCCGAAGCCGACTTCGCCGCCGTCCTCCACGAGGAGGGCGCCGAACCCCTCGCCACCGCCGTGCTGCCCACCGCGGGCTCCGTCGTGGTCGTCGTCGGACCGGAGGGCGGGGTGTCGCCGGAGGAGATCGCCCTGTTCGAAGCGGCCGGGGCCCGCCCGTACCGGCTGGGCCGCAGTGTGCTCCGTACCTCCACCGCGGGTACGGCGGCGACGGCCCTGCTCCTGACCCGCACCGGCCGCTGGTCCTGA
- the dnaJ gene encoding molecular chaperone DnaJ produces MATDYYAVLGVRRDASQDEIKKAFRRLARELHPDVNPDPKTQERFKEINAAYEVLSDPQKKQVYDLGGDPLSQSGGGGAGGFGAGGFGNFSDIMDAFFGTASQRGPRSRTRRGQDAMIRLEIELNEAAFGTTKDIQVDTAVVCTTCSGEGAAPGTSAQTCDMCRGRGEVSQVTRSFLGQVMTSRPCPQCQGFGTVVPTPCPECAGDGRVRSRRTLTVKIPAGVDNGTRIQLAGEGEVGPGGGPAGDLYVEIHELPHPVFQRRGDDLHCTVTIPMTAGSLGTKVPLETLDGLEEVDIRPGTQSGQSIPLHGRGVTHLRGGGRGDLIVHVEVTTPTKLDPEQERLMRELAKLRGEERPQGQFQPGQQGLFSRLKDAFNGR; encoded by the coding sequence GTGGCCACGGACTACTACGCCGTACTCGGCGTGCGCCGCGACGCCTCCCAGGACGAGATCAAGAAGGCGTTCCGCAGACTTGCCCGGGAACTCCACCCGGACGTGAACCCGGACCCGAAGACCCAGGAGCGGTTCAAGGAGATCAACGCCGCTTACGAGGTGCTGTCGGACCCGCAGAAGAAGCAGGTCTACGACCTCGGCGGCGATCCGCTGTCCCAGTCGGGCGGTGGCGGGGCGGGCGGCTTCGGCGCCGGCGGCTTCGGGAACTTCTCGGACATCATGGACGCCTTCTTCGGTACGGCGTCCCAGCGCGGCCCGCGCTCGCGCACCCGGCGCGGCCAGGACGCGATGATCCGGCTGGAGATCGAACTCAACGAGGCGGCCTTCGGCACCACCAAGGACATCCAGGTCGACACGGCCGTCGTCTGCACCACCTGCTCCGGCGAGGGCGCCGCCCCCGGCACCTCGGCGCAGACCTGCGACATGTGCCGCGGCCGCGGTGAGGTCTCCCAGGTCACCCGGTCCTTCCTGGGCCAGGTCATGACCTCCCGTCCCTGCCCGCAGTGCCAGGGCTTCGGTACGGTCGTCCCCACCCCGTGCCCCGAGTGCGCGGGCGACGGCCGGGTCCGCTCCCGCCGTACGCTGACGGTCAAGATCCCCGCGGGTGTCGACAACGGGACCCGTATCCAGCTGGCCGGGGAGGGCGAGGTCGGCCCCGGCGGCGGCCCCGCCGGCGATCTGTACGTCGAGATCCACGAACTGCCGCATCCGGTGTTCCAGCGCCGCGGCGACGATCTGCACTGCACGGTCACCATCCCCATGACGGCGGGCTCCCTCGGCACCAAGGTGCCGCTGGAGACCCTCGACGGTCTGGAGGAGGTCGACATCCGGCCCGGGACGCAGTCCGGGCAGTCGATCCCGCTCCACGGCCGAGGGGTGACGCATCTGCGCGGTGGCGGGCGCGGCGACCTCATCGTCCACGTCGAGGTGACGACCCCGACGAAGCTCGACCCCGAGCAGGAGCGGCTGATGCGCGAACTGGCGAAGCTGCGCGGCGAGGAGCGGCCGCAGGGCCAGTTCCAGCCCGGCCAGCAGGGCCTGTTCTCCCGGCTGAAGGACGCCTTCAACGGCCGCTAG
- the hemW gene encoding radical SAM family heme chaperone HemW: MPSVLPDGVPVPDDGSLPASALDGAAERPLAFYLHVPYCATRCGYCDFNTYTATELRGSGGVLASRDHYAATVAEEIRLARKVLGDDPRPVRTVFVGGGTPTLLAAADLVAMLDAVRTEFGLADGAEITTEANPESVGPEYLAELREGGFNRISFGMQSARQHVLKVLDRSHTPGRPEACVAEARAAGFDHVNLDLIYGTPGESDDDWRASLEAAVGAGPDHVSAYALIVEEGTQLARRIRRGEVPMTDDDVHADRYLIADELLAAAGFSWYEVSNWATTDAARCHHNELYWRGADWWGAGPGAHSHVGGVRWWNVKHPAAYASALAEGRSPGAGRELLTPDDRRIERILLELRLRDGAPLSLLRPAGLRAAERSLGDGLLEPAAYEQGLAVLTLRGRLLADGVVRDLVD; the protein is encoded by the coding sequence ATGCCTTCCGTACTGCCCGACGGCGTGCCCGTGCCCGACGACGGGTCGCTCCCCGCCTCCGCCCTCGACGGTGCCGCCGAGCGGCCCCTCGCCTTCTATCTCCATGTGCCGTACTGCGCCACCCGCTGCGGCTACTGCGATTTCAACACCTACACGGCGACCGAGCTGCGCGGTTCCGGCGGAGTCCTGGCCTCCCGCGATCACTACGCGGCGACCGTCGCCGAGGAGATACGGCTGGCCCGCAAGGTCCTCGGCGACGACCCCCGGCCCGTGCGGACCGTCTTCGTCGGCGGCGGGACGCCCACCCTGCTCGCCGCCGCCGATCTGGTGGCGATGCTGGACGCGGTGCGCACCGAGTTCGGGCTGGCGGACGGCGCGGAGATCACCACCGAGGCGAATCCCGAGTCGGTCGGTCCGGAGTATCTGGCGGAGCTGAGGGAAGGCGGCTTCAACCGGATCTCCTTCGGTATGCAGAGCGCCCGGCAGCACGTGCTCAAGGTCCTCGACCGCAGCCACACTCCCGGCCGCCCCGAGGCCTGTGTCGCCGAGGCCCGGGCCGCCGGCTTCGACCATGTGAACCTGGACCTCATCTACGGCACGCCCGGCGAGTCCGACGACGACTGGCGGGCCTCTCTGGAGGCGGCCGTGGGCGCCGGACCGGACCATGTGTCGGCCTATGCGCTCATCGTCGAGGAAGGTACGCAGCTGGCCCGCCGCATCCGGCGCGGCGAGGTGCCGATGACCGACGACGACGTCCACGCCGACCGCTATCTGATCGCCGACGAGCTCCTCGCCGCCGCGGGCTTCAGCTGGTACGAGGTATCGAACTGGGCCACCACCGACGCCGCCCGCTGCCACCACAACGAGCTGTACTGGCGCGGCGCGGACTGGTGGGGCGCGGGCCCCGGAGCACACAGCCACGTCGGCGGAGTCCGCTGGTGGAACGTGAAACACCCCGCGGCCTACGCCTCGGCCCTCGCGGAGGGCCGCTCACCCGGTGCCGGACGGGAACTCCTCACGCCCGACGACCGCCGGATCGAACGCATCCTGCTGGAGCTCCGCCTCCGCGACGGCGCCCCGCTGTCGCTGCTCCGCCCGGCGGGTCTGCGGGCCGCGGAGCGCTCCCTCGGGGACGGACTGCTGGAGCCCGCCGCCTACGAGCAGGGGCTGGCGGTGCTGACCCTGCGCGGCAGACTCCTGGCGGACGGGGTGGTGCGGGACCTGGTCGACTGA